One segment of Engraulis encrasicolus isolate BLACKSEA-1 chromosome 7, IST_EnEncr_1.0, whole genome shotgun sequence DNA contains the following:
- the LOC134451774 gene encoding odorant receptor 131-2-like — MTITNDSIESSSLIHQQIFVVEGNARHTSKHVIGVLLTVFLVYINSLMFHTLLSKPVFRELPRYILFAHMLCNDSFHVLISMSMYLMTLGLQKIPKALCALILLFATTTFNNAPLNLAVMSLERYVAICFPLRHSEIVNQKSASLSICFIWFVSSLNIVIAILYSLIWSPVSFKDSMFCVRERILNSPWQLDMSRGFNIFFFTTVTAILVFTYVNVVIVARSASSQKDSAKKAQRTILLHLGQLLLCVNSFIYGTIERVLAMASSSDLFRDLRYLNFLFVLLLPRCLSPLIYGLRDDAVRPLFFYYASCGSRKVKPSVTVH, encoded by the coding sequence ATGACAATCACAAATGATTCCATTGAAAGTTCTTCACTGATACATCAGCAGATTTTTGTTGTGGAAGGGAATGCGAGACACACATCTAAACATGTTATAGGTGTTCTTTTGACTGTGTTTTTGGTATACATTAACAGCCTGATGTTTCACACTCTCCTGAGTAAGCCTGTGTTTAGAGAGCTGCCTCGCTACATCCTCTTTGCCCACATGCTCTGCAATGACTCATTCCATGTGCTGATATCCATGTCAATGTATCTTATGACTCTGGGCTTACAGAAGATTCCAAAAGCGCTGTGCGCGTTAATTCTGCTGTTTGCAACCACAACGTTTAATAATGCACCTTTGAACCTTGCTGTGATGTCACTTGAGCGCTATGTGGCCATTTGCTTTCCATTAAGACACAGTGAGATTGTGAACCAGAAATCAGCAAGTCTATCTATTTGTTTCATATGGTTTGTAAGTTCATTAAATATTGTAATAGCCATTCTCTATTCACTGATATGGAGTCCAGTGTCTTTTAAAGACTCCATGTTCTGCGTTCGAGAAAGAATTCTAAACTCACCATGGCAATTAGATATGTCTCGAGGCTTTAACATATTTTTCTTTACTACAGTTACAGCCATTTTAGTTTTCACTTATGTCAATGTTGTGATTGTTGCTCGATCTGCCTCATCCCAAAAAGACTCTGCTAAAAAGGCACAACGGACCATATTGCTGCATCTCGGTCAGTTACTCCTCTGTGTTAACTCTTTTATTTACGGAACTATAGAGAGAGTCTTGGCTATGGCCAGCAGCAGTGATCTTTTTAGGGATCTGCGATACCTGAACTTCCTCTTCGTTCTCCTTCTGCCTCGGTGTCTGAGTCCCCTGATCTACGGCCTCAGAGATGACGCTGTAAGGCCCTTATTCTTCTACTATGCCAGCTGTGGGTCAAGAAAGGTTAAACCCTCTGTAACAGTGCACTAA